A region of Rhodanobacteraceae bacterium DNA encodes the following proteins:
- a CDS encoding Adenylate cyclase: protein MRDMDISLTDKGLYAFGSFTLDPLKRVLLRDGVPVPLSPKVFDTLLYLVEHADRLLDKDELLDAVWPGRVVEENNLTHNISILRKAFSRDGTLDRCIVTSPGRGYRFTAALRRVPRAAYPGETTAPADGGAVQIAGDGNPAPPPAASPRRWRRMAWAAAFVLLPLTAVLIYLATARFAHAPATRASVAVLPFENLSNDKNNEYFVAGVQDLILTKLADIGGLKVVSGTSTRNYPSRPDDLETVARQLGVATILEGSVQKDGNQVLINVQLIDASTDSHIWAGAFTRTLDNIFGVEGEVAEQVAAELQAKLSPAESASLAAMPTRNEAAYDLFLHAEYLFNKGIIDIDFTSLKSAIPLYRQAVEHDPDFALAWARLSFNESLLAWFGGGGEDVMQLVRLARADAERAVQLQPDLSTAYLAVGYSDYYGHRDYAAALKAFAEALTLKPNDVDALAAQGYVERRLGRFGDAIASLQQALSLDPRNSALVQQLGMAYLFAGRYPDAEKAFQRALALDPDDHYARIWYAQAIELGTGDIPRALAAVQGNDPALKGVRVTLLTDARKYREALELLNTIPDTVDNFNAGSKALIQANLYRLMGDSIHARPLYEQALSHARAQLDVRQGTEFSNAWGVVAAAELGIGHTKAGLAAIAMAQAIAGKVKDQVTGSDSKLDIAQLYAEARRPDLAVPVLTQALAMPGIGAYYSPMWLWLDPVWDPIRGDPRFQALLKQYGQYRPVLANASSPSDTNKR, encoded by the coding sequence ATGAGGGACATGGACATCTCGTTGACAGACAAAGGCTTGTACGCCTTCGGATCCTTTACGCTGGACCCGCTCAAGCGTGTGCTGCTGCGCGACGGAGTGCCGGTTCCGTTGTCGCCGAAGGTGTTCGATACGTTGCTGTATCTGGTCGAACACGCGGATCGCCTGCTGGACAAGGACGAGTTGCTCGATGCCGTGTGGCCCGGCCGGGTCGTCGAGGAAAACAACCTTACTCACAACATCTCGATCTTGCGCAAGGCGTTCAGCCGTGATGGCACGCTGGATCGTTGCATCGTCACGTCGCCTGGGCGCGGTTATCGTTTCACGGCGGCGCTGCGGCGTGTACCGAGGGCTGCCTACCCGGGCGAGACCACGGCGCCAGCAGATGGCGGAGCCGTCCAAATCGCGGGTGACGGGAATCCCGCGCCTCCGCCCGCAGCGTCGCCGCGGCGATGGCGACGCATGGCATGGGCAGCGGCGTTCGTCCTGTTGCCGTTGACTGCGGTGCTGATCTACCTCGCAACCGCGCGGTTCGCGCATGCGCCCGCAACCCGCGCATCCGTCGCGGTGCTGCCGTTCGAGAACCTGTCCAACGACAAGAACAACGAGTATTTCGTGGCCGGCGTGCAGGATCTGATCTTGACGAAGCTGGCCGATATCGGCGGTCTGAAGGTCGTGTCGGGCACCTCCACGCGGAACTACCCCAGCCGTCCCGATGACCTGGAAACCGTCGCGCGGCAGCTCGGTGTTGCGACCATCCTCGAAGGCAGCGTGCAGAAAGACGGCAATCAAGTGCTGATCAACGTGCAGTTGATCGACGCCAGCACCGACAGTCACATCTGGGCGGGGGCGTTCACGCGCACGCTGGACAATATCTTCGGGGTGGAAGGCGAGGTGGCCGAGCAGGTAGCCGCTGAGCTGCAAGCCAAGCTCTCGCCCGCCGAGTCAGCCAGTCTGGCCGCCATGCCAACCCGGAACGAGGCGGCCTACGACTTGTTCCTGCACGCGGAGTATCTCTTCAACAAGGGCATCATCGATATCGATTTCACGAGCTTGAAATCGGCGATTCCACTCTACCGTCAGGCGGTGGAACATGATCCGGATTTCGCGCTCGCGTGGGCGCGTTTGTCGTTCAACGAAAGCCTGCTTGCGTGGTTCGGTGGTGGTGGCGAGGACGTTATGCAACTCGTGCGGCTGGCGCGTGCTGATGCCGAGCGTGCCGTGCAGTTGCAACCCGATCTTTCCACCGCATATCTGGCCGTTGGCTACAGTGATTACTACGGTCACCGCGATTACGCTGCGGCGCTCAAGGCCTTTGCCGAGGCGCTCACGCTCAAGCCCAACGATGTCGATGCGCTGGCTGCGCAAGGGTATGTCGAGCGTCGTCTGGGTCGTTTCGGCGATGCGATAGCGTCGTTGCAGCAGGCGCTGTCGCTCGATCCAAGAAATTCAGCGCTGGTCCAGCAGTTGGGCATGGCGTACTTGTTTGCGGGGCGCTATCCCGATGCCGAAAAGGCGTTCCAGCGCGCACTGGCATTGGACCCGGACGACCACTACGCAAGGATCTGGTACGCGCAAGCCATCGAACTGGGTACAGGTGACATCCCGCGCGCACTTGCAGCGGTGCAAGGCAACGATCCGGCGTTGAAGGGCGTACGCGTCACCCTGTTGACCGACGCCCGGAAGTATCGCGAGGCACTGGAGTTGCTCAACACCATTCCCGACACAGTTGATAACTTCAACGCTGGCAGCAAGGCGCTGATCCAGGCCAACTTGTATCGGCTGATGGGCGACAGTATTCATGCGCGACCGTTGTACGAACAGGCGCTCTCGCACGCCCGCGCACAACTCGACGTGCGGCAGGGGACCGAGTTTTCAAACGCATGGGGAGTCGTTGCAGCCGCTGAATTGGGGATCGGCCATACCAAGGCAGGCTTGGCCGCCATCGCTATGGCGCAGGCGATTGCCGGCAAAGTCAAGGACCAAGTCACGGGTTCGGATTCCAAGCTGGACATCGCGCAACTGTATGCGGAAGCCAGGCGGCCCGACCTTGCCGTGCCGGTGCTCACGCAGGCGCTCGCGATGCCGGGCATCGGCGCCTATTACTCGCCCATGTGGCTGTGGCTCGATCCGGTCTGGGATCCGATCCGCGGTGATCCCCGCTTTCAGGCGCTGTTGAAGCAGTACGGCCAATACAGGCCAGTCCTCGCCAATGCGTCGTCGCCGTCCGACACAAACAAAAGATGA